The Acidobacteriota bacterium genome includes a window with the following:
- a CDS encoding ATP-binding protein, whose translation MWRRLRLDQQIFLLALGAGVPGAVTALWILWTEAYTPKVQWTLTALILTTLFGLASSVRTRVVVPLQTLANLLAALREDDFSIRARTNNPDDPMGAALIEVNALAETLHEQRLGAVEATALLRTVMEQIDVAVFAFDPEQRLRMVNRTGERLMGKSMEHMLGRTADELQLADWFGDAPRVVDISPPGGGPGRWEVRKTTFRLGGLRHDLLVLSDVSRPLREQERQAFQRLIRVIGHELGNSLGPIKSIAGTLETLLHRDPPPSDWREDMTRGLQVIASRTDSLSRFTGASARLARLPAPRLAPLVLKPLLQRVAGFDTRVPVLVKPGPDVTVDADADQLEQLLINLLRNAADACLEVGGTTVTAGWRRTRAGLEIFVEDEGPGLSNTSNLFVPFFTTKPGGSGIGLVLCRQIAEGHGGSLTLENRKDTRGCRARLTLPIET comes from the coding sequence GTGTGGCGGCGCCTTCGCCTCGACCAGCAGATCTTTCTCCTCGCCCTCGGCGCCGGTGTGCCAGGCGCCGTCACCGCGCTGTGGATTCTCTGGACCGAGGCTTACACCCCCAAAGTGCAATGGACGCTCACCGCCCTCATCCTGACGACCCTGTTTGGCCTGGCCTCCTCGGTCCGCACCCGGGTGGTGGTGCCGCTGCAGACGCTGGCGAACCTGTTGGCGGCGCTGCGCGAAGACGACTTCTCCATTCGCGCCCGCACCAATAATCCCGACGACCCCATGGGCGCCGCGCTGATTGAAGTCAACGCGCTCGCCGAAACGCTGCACGAACAACGGCTGGGCGCGGTCGAGGCGACCGCCCTGCTACGCACGGTGATGGAGCAGATCGACGTCGCTGTATTCGCGTTCGATCCGGAACAACGCCTGCGCATGGTCAATCGCACCGGCGAGCGGCTGATGGGCAAGAGCATGGAGCATATGCTCGGCCGCACCGCCGATGAACTGCAGCTGGCGGACTGGTTCGGCGACGCCCCCCGGGTCGTCGACATCTCCCCTCCCGGCGGCGGACCGGGCCGATGGGAAGTGCGCAAGACAACGTTCCGGCTGGGCGGATTGCGCCACGACCTGCTCGTCCTCTCGGACGTCAGCCGGCCCTTGCGCGAGCAGGAGCGGCAGGCCTTTCAGCGGCTGATCCGCGTGATCGGCCACGAGCTGGGCAACTCGCTCGGCCCGATCAAGTCGATCGCCGGCACGCTCGAAACCCTGCTCCACCGCGATCCGCCGCCGAGCGACTGGCGCGAAGACATGACCCGCGGCCTGCAGGTGATCGCGTCGCGCACCGATTCGCTGAGCCGCTTCACCGGCGCTTCCGCGCGGCTCGCCCGCCTGCCGGCGCCCCGGCTGGCGCCGCTCGTGCTCAAGCCGCTGCTGCAGCGCGTGGCCGGCTTCGATACGCGGGTGCCGGTGCTCGTCAAGCCCGGGCCCGACGTGACCGTTGACGCCGACGCCGACCAACTCGAACAGTTGCTGATCAACCTGCTGCGCAACGCCGCCGATGCCTGCCTCGAGGTGGGCGGGACGACCGTCACCGCCGGCTGGCGGCGCACGCGCGCCGGGCTCGAGATCTTCGTTGAGGACGAAGGCCCCGGTCTCTCGAACACCTCGAACCTGTTCGTGCCGTTCTTCACGACCAAGCCGGGCGGCTCGGGTATCGGTCTCGTGCTGTGCCGGCAGATCGCCGAGGGCCACGGCGGCTCGTTGACCCTCGAGAACCGCAAGGATACCCGCGGCTGCCGGGCCCGGCTGACGCTGCCAATCGAAACATGA
- a CDS encoding sigma-54 dependent transcriptional regulator has translation MSTRTDPPSRILIADDQADVLEALRLLLKPEGFVIDTAASPAQILRALELKDYDVVLMDLNYTRDTTSGDEGLDLLQRIHTGDESLPVVVMTAWGSVNVAVEAMRRGARDFVQKPWENERLLSIVRTQTELGRAIRRGRQLEAANQALQSDGRSPILAESAAMRPVLEMIARVGPSDANVLITGENGTGKSLVAQAVHGVSPRAGRPMVTVNAGGMAEGVFESELFGHLKGAFTDAKADRVGRFELADGSTLFLDEIANVPMTQQQKLLRVIETGEFERLGSSKTRKVSVRLISATNADLNAEVEASRFRQDLYFRLNTIEIHLPPLRDRREDIPLLAKHFLRQHAQRYRKSLSGFDPAAMQVLMDHRWPGNVREMDHSVERAVLMSQGATVRAGDLGLRVEGGSSARLEDMSLEEVEAFLIKKAMARYGNVSHAARALGLSRSALYRRLERYKL, from the coding sequence TTGTCGACGAGAACTGACCCGCCGTCCCGAATACTGATAGCCGACGACCAGGCCGACGTTCTCGAAGCGCTCCGGTTGCTGCTGAAGCCGGAAGGCTTCGTGATCGACACCGCGGCCTCGCCCGCGCAGATCCTGCGCGCGCTCGAGCTCAAGGACTACGACGTGGTCCTGATGGACCTGAATTACACCCGCGACACCACGTCGGGCGACGAGGGCCTGGACCTGCTGCAGCGGATCCACACCGGCGACGAGTCGCTGCCGGTCGTCGTGATGACGGCGTGGGGCTCGGTCAACGTCGCGGTCGAGGCCATGCGGCGGGGCGCGCGCGACTTCGTGCAGAAGCCGTGGGAGAACGAACGGCTGCTGTCGATTGTGCGGACGCAGACCGAGCTCGGCCGCGCCATTCGCCGCGGCCGTCAGCTCGAGGCCGCCAACCAGGCGCTGCAGTCAGACGGCCGATCACCGATTCTCGCCGAGTCGGCGGCGATGCGGCCGGTCCTGGAGATGATCGCGCGGGTCGGGCCGTCGGATGCCAACGTGCTGATCACCGGCGAGAACGGAACCGGCAAGAGCCTGGTGGCCCAGGCGGTCCACGGCGTCTCGCCGCGGGCCGGCCGCCCCATGGTGACCGTCAACGCCGGCGGCATGGCCGAGGGCGTGTTCGAGTCGGAACTGTTCGGCCACCTCAAGGGCGCGTTTACCGACGCCAAGGCCGATCGCGTGGGCCGGTTCGAACTGGCCGATGGCAGTACGTTGTTCCTCGACGAGATCGCCAACGTCCCGATGACCCAGCAACAGAAACTGCTGCGCGTGATCGAGACCGGCGAGTTCGAACGTCTCGGATCGTCGAAGACCCGCAAGGTCAGCGTGCGCCTGATCTCGGCCACCAACGCCGATCTCAACGCCGAAGTCGAAGCCAGCCGCTTCCGGCAGGACCTGTACTTCCGCCTCAACACCATCGAAATTCACCTGCCGCCACTGCGCGACCGGCGCGAAGACATTCCGCTGCTCGCGAAGCACTTCCTGCGCCAGCACGCCCAGCGCTATCGCAAGTCGTTGTCGGGCTTCGACCCGGCGGCCATGCAGGTGCTGATGGACCATCGCTGGCCCGGCAACGTCCGCGAGATGGACCACTCGGTCGAACGCGCGGTGCTGATGTCGCAGGGCGCCACCGTTCGGGCCGGTGACCTCGGGCTCAGAGTCGAGGGCGGCTCGTCGGCCCGGCTCGAAGACATGAGCCTGGAAGAAGTCGAGGCGTTCCTGATCAAGAAGGCGATGGCCCGCTACGGCAACGTCAGCCACGCCGCCCGAGCCCTCGGCCTGTCCCGCAGCGCGTTATACCGCCGTCTCGAACGATATAAGCTTTAG
- a CDS encoding ABC transporter ATP-binding protein, producing the protein MIKLTSIEKSYRHGLSQTFVLRRVNAEIKQGDFVSIMGPSGAGKSTLLHIMGMHDSAWTGEYWLFDDPIHQLSAKDRMRVQKQHIGFVFQSYHLLDNLTVYENIDLPLSYRDVKKAEREGMVADILDRFNIVGKKDLFPNQLSGGQQQLVAIARAVVAKPSLILADEPTGNLHTDQGKEIMELFRKLNEAGTTIVQVTHSQANAAYGKRVINLKDGWIVDEN; encoded by the coding sequence ATGATCAAACTCACCAGTATTGAAAAGTCCTATCGCCACGGCCTGTCGCAGACCTTCGTGCTGCGCCGCGTCAACGCCGAGATCAAGCAGGGCGACTTCGTATCGATCATGGGACCGTCGGGCGCCGGCAAGAGCACGCTGCTCCACATCATGGGCATGCACGACAGTGCCTGGACCGGTGAGTACTGGCTGTTTGACGACCCCATTCACCAACTGTCGGCCAAGGACCGGATGCGGGTGCAGAAGCAGCACATCGGCTTCGTGTTCCAGAGCTATCACCTGCTCGACAACCTGACGGTCTACGAGAACATCGACCTGCCGCTGTCGTACCGCGACGTCAAGAAGGCCGAACGCGAAGGCATGGTCGCCGACATCCTCGACCGCTTCAACATCGTCGGCAAGAAGGACCTGTTCCCGAACCAACTGTCGGGCGGCCAGCAGCAGCTGGTGGCCATCGCGCGGGCGGTCGTGGCCAAGCCGTCGCTGATCCTCGCCGACGAGCCGACCGGCAACCTGCACACCGACCAGGGCAAGGAAATCATGGAGTTGTTCAGGAAGTTGAACGAGGCCGGCACCACGATCGTGCAGGTCACCCATTCGCAGGCCAACGCCGCCTACGGCAAGCGCGTGATCAATCTGAAGGACGGTTGGATTGTCGACGAGAACTGA
- a CDS encoding ABC transporter ATP-binding protein, protein MNASAQPLIRLNGIKKVFYTDEVETHALAGIHLEIQQGEYVAIAGPSGCGKSTLLAILGLLDTASEGTYTLNGNEVANLSLSERARVRNREIGFIFQSFNLIGDLTVFENVELPLIYRGMKAAERRERANAALERVGMAHRAKHLPSQLSGGQQQRVAVARAVGGQPSILLADEPTGNLDSKNGEAVMDLLRELHRGGATICMVTHDPRYAAHADRGIHLFDGRVVEENVGTVV, encoded by the coding sequence ATGAACGCTTCCGCGCAGCCCCTGATTCGCCTGAATGGCATCAAGAAGGTGTTCTATACGGACGAAGTGGAAACCCACGCACTTGCCGGCATTCACCTCGAGATCCAGCAGGGCGAGTACGTGGCCATTGCCGGACCGTCGGGCTGCGGCAAGTCGACGCTGCTCGCCATTCTCGGCCTGCTCGACACGGCCAGCGAAGGCACCTACACGCTGAACGGCAACGAGGTCGCCAACCTCTCGTTGTCGGAACGCGCGCGCGTGCGCAACCGCGAGATCGGGTTCATCTTTCAGAGCTTCAACCTGATCGGCGACCTGACGGTCTTCGAGAACGTGGAGCTGCCGCTGATTTACCGCGGTATGAAGGCGGCCGAGCGCCGCGAGCGCGCCAATGCCGCGCTCGAACGCGTCGGCATGGCCCACCGCGCCAAGCACCTGCCCTCGCAGCTCTCGGGCGGTCAGCAGCAGCGCGTCGCCGTGGCCCGCGCCGTCGGCGGCCAGCCGTCGATCCTGCTGGCCGACGAACCGACCGGTAACCTGGACTCGAAGAACGGCGAGGCCGTGATGGATCTGCTGCGCGAGCTGCATCGTGGCGGTGCCACGATCTGCATGGTGACGCACGATCCGCGCTACGCCGCGCACGCCGACCGTGGGATTCACCTCTTCGACGGCCGCGTCGTCGAAGAGAACGTCGGAACCGTGGTCTAG
- a CDS encoding efflux RND transporter periplasmic adaptor subunit, whose amino-acid sequence MDIQRPASVAQSKKRRQITYGVVGVVVIGLVSVFLARLQPAAPTVERATVWVDTVKRGTIPRQVRGLGTLIPVDEARRWVPASTQGRVERIILRPGVQVTPDTVVLELSDPQVQQALNDADQQLRASEADFNSLKARLDAETLNQRAQAAIVRADFQNAQTEREMNEGLAKDGLVSNLVLRQSVVRAESLRTRDGIETDRLKVSEQSALAQLASAQALVDQRKSNLALRRQQVDQLRVRAGMSGVLEQVPVEVGQQVQPGTNLVRVADPTRLKAELRIAETQARDLTIGQTAQVDTRNGIIAGRVVRIDPAATNGTVTVDVALEGELPRGARPDLSVDGTIELDRLENVLYVGRPAFGQEQSTVGLFKLNKQTGEASRAQVQLGRSSVNTIEILSGLAEGDEVVLSDMSAWDQFDRIRLR is encoded by the coding sequence ATGGACATTCAGCGTCCCGCATCCGTCGCGCAATCGAAGAAACGCCGTCAAATCACGTACGGCGTCGTCGGCGTCGTGGTCATCGGTTTGGTTTCCGTGTTCCTGGCGAGGCTGCAGCCTGCCGCCCCCACCGTCGAACGGGCCACCGTCTGGGTCGATACGGTCAAGCGCGGCACCATTCCCCGGCAGGTCCGGGGCCTCGGCACGCTCATTCCGGTGGACGAAGCGCGGCGCTGGGTACCGGCATCGACCCAGGGACGGGTCGAGCGGATCATTCTGCGTCCCGGCGTCCAGGTGACCCCCGACACCGTCGTCCTCGAACTGAGCGACCCGCAGGTGCAACAGGCGCTCAATGACGCCGACCAGCAACTGCGCGCGTCGGAAGCCGATTTCAACAGCCTGAAGGCCCGGCTCGACGCCGAGACCCTGAATCAGCGTGCGCAGGCCGCCATCGTCAGGGCCGATTTCCAGAATGCGCAGACCGAACGCGAGATGAACGAAGGCCTCGCCAAGGACGGCCTGGTGTCTAACCTGGTCTTGAGGCAGTCGGTGGTCCGCGCCGAGTCGCTGAGGACCCGCGACGGCATCGAGACGGATCGGCTGAAGGTATCGGAGCAAAGCGCCCTCGCGCAGTTGGCCTCGGCGCAGGCCCTGGTGGACCAGCGCAAGTCGAACCTGGCCCTGCGGCGCCAGCAGGTCGACCAGCTGCGCGTCCGCGCCGGCATGTCGGGAGTGCTGGAGCAGGTGCCGGTGGAAGTCGGCCAACAGGTGCAGCCGGGCACCAACCTGGTGCGTGTCGCCGACCCGACCCGCCTCAAAGCCGAACTGCGGATCGCGGAAACCCAGGCGCGCGACCTGACGATCGGCCAGACGGCGCAAGTCGACACGCGCAACGGGATCATCGCCGGCAGGGTCGTTCGCATTGACCCGGCAGCGACCAACGGTACGGTTACGGTCGACGTCGCGCTCGAGGGCGAGCTGCCCCGCGGGGCCCGTCCCGACCTGAGCGTGGACGGCACCATTGAACTGGATCGCCTGGAAAACGTCCTATACGTGGGACGCCCGGCGTTTGGGCAGGAACAGAGCACGGTGGGCCTCTTCAAGCTCAACAAGCAGACCGGCGAGGCCTCGCGCGCGCAGGTGCAGCTTGGCCGCAGCTCAGTGAACACCATCGAGATTCTGAGCGGGCTGGCGGAAGGCGACGAAGTCGTCCTGTCTGACATGTCGGCCTGGGACCAGTTCGATCGCATTCGGTTACGGTAG
- a CDS encoding diaminopropionate ammonia-lyase: protein MWRPPLGGPVDRGLFTADEYQQVRAFFDARPELAPTPLHDLPTLAQSLDLGRLMVKDETARFGLNAFKLLGARFAMATLQAEGALPPGHTVVCASEGNHGRAVARAARDARCHARVYMAADAAQARVDAIAGEGATVIRVEGSYDDAVRRLGADAAAHGWTIVSDTSWDGYERIPRLIMLGYTRMLAEVAAAHDVVFVQGGVGGLLCGVASWCAFHTPTTKVVSVEPTSAACLLASARAGRPTAVAGPLTTTMAGLRNREVSPLAFDAVQKTVSAYLAIDDHWAHDAMRALAQPAPGEPAVAAGASGAAALGGLLAVCRDPDMPRVRAALGLGPGARVLVLVSEGVTDPGLWSAVMSRR, encoded by the coding sequence ATGTGGCGTCCGCCTTTAGGCGGACCAGTCGACCGCGGCCTCTTCACTGCCGACGAGTATCAGCAGGTGCGGGCGTTCTTCGACGCCAGGCCTGAACTGGCGCCGACGCCGCTGCACGACCTGCCCACCCTGGCCCAATCGCTCGACCTCGGCCGGCTGATGGTCAAGGACGAAACCGCCCGTTTCGGCCTGAACGCCTTCAAGCTGCTCGGCGCGCGGTTCGCCATGGCGACGCTGCAAGCCGAGGGCGCGTTGCCCCCCGGCCACACCGTGGTCTGCGCCAGCGAGGGCAACCACGGCCGGGCCGTGGCCCGAGCGGCACGCGACGCCCGGTGCCATGCCCGCGTGTACATGGCCGCTGACGCGGCGCAGGCCCGCGTCGATGCCATCGCCGGCGAGGGCGCCACGGTCATCCGGGTCGAGGGCTCGTATGACGATGCGGTGAGGCGGCTCGGCGCGGATGCGGCCGCACACGGCTGGACCATCGTGTCGGACACTTCGTGGGACGGCTACGAACGCATTCCGCGGCTGATCATGCTCGGCTACACGAGGATGCTCGCGGAGGTCGCGGCAGCGCACGACGTGGTGTTCGTCCAGGGCGGCGTTGGCGGACTGCTGTGCGGCGTCGCGAGTTGGTGCGCGTTTCATACCCCAACCACCAAGGTCGTCTCGGTGGAACCCACGTCCGCGGCGTGCCTGCTGGCCTCGGCCCGCGCCGGCCGGCCCACTGCCGTCGCCGGCCCGCTCACCACCACGATGGCGGGCCTTCGCAATCGCGAAGTATCGCCATTGGCATTTGATGCGGTGCAGAAGACGGTCTCGGCCTATCTCGCGATCGACGATCACTGGGCGCACGACGCCATGCGCGCGCTGGCGCAGCCCGCGCCCGGCGAGCCGGCCGTCGCCGCGGGGGCATCGGGCGCGGCCGCACTCGGCGGGCTGCTCGCGGTGTGCCGCGATCCGGACATGCCCCGCGTGCGCGCGGCGCTCGGGCTGGGCCCCGGTGCGCGGGTCCTCGTTCTCGTCAGCGAAGGCGTGACCGACCCCGGCCTGTGGAGCGCGGTCATGTCGCGGCGATGA
- a CDS encoding D-aminoacylase: MTLIRALVVPTVAGLCLAVLACAPAQDRYDVIIRGGDVLVGDGGPSLRVDVGIRGDRIVAMSDLSAAQGGRVIDATGLVVAPGFIDVQGQSGTTLLTDGNGESHVRQGITTEIIGEGGSPAFWTKDTADVDALRVFDVPFDWTGFSGYFERLRQRGTTINVGTFVPATTVRREVIGLDNRAPTPAELSRMEAMVDQAMQDGAFGLSSALIYVPGTFAQTSELVALARVAARHNGIYITHIRGESFNLFNALDEAIAIGREAGLPVVVFHLKVAAKANWGRMSEALAKLDQANAAGIPVTATMYPYTAGGTGLAATLPLWVQEGGRDRMLARLADAEIRKRVRAEIETQLDGWENLLLATTFDGIQVASVPPAMDQSIVGKRITQIAAERKADPWEVYFQLLIDSGGRIGALYHMMSEADVATGLRSSRVTIGSDSAALRREGVLAQGAPHPRAYGTFPRVLSKYVRDDKVLSLNDAVRRMTGAAAAQMGITDRGSIRIGLLADVVVFNPATIRDHATYEQPHQYATGIEHVIVNGVPVLDPKGLTGARPGRPVYGPARRPR, from the coding sequence ATGACCCTGATCCGCGCGCTCGTCGTTCCCACGGTCGCGGGCCTGTGCCTCGCGGTGTTGGCCTGTGCGCCGGCGCAGGACCGATACGACGTGATCATCCGCGGGGGTGACGTCCTGGTGGGCGACGGCGGGCCGTCGCTTCGCGTGGACGTCGGCATCAGGGGCGACCGCATTGTCGCGATGAGCGACTTGTCGGCGGCCCAGGGCGGCCGGGTGATCGACGCCACCGGCCTGGTGGTGGCGCCCGGCTTCATCGACGTGCAAGGCCAGTCGGGCACGACGCTGCTGACCGATGGCAACGGCGAGAGCCACGTGCGCCAGGGCATCACGACCGAGATCATCGGCGAGGGCGGGTCGCCGGCGTTCTGGACCAAGGACACCGCCGACGTGGACGCGCTGCGCGTGTTCGACGTGCCGTTCGACTGGACCGGCTTCAGCGGCTACTTCGAGCGGTTGCGGCAGCGTGGCACGACCATCAACGTCGGCACCTTCGTGCCGGCCACCACCGTGCGGCGCGAGGTGATCGGCCTCGACAACCGTGCCCCGACGCCGGCGGAGCTGTCGCGCATGGAGGCGATGGTCGACCAGGCGATGCAGGACGGCGCGTTCGGACTCTCGAGCGCGCTGATTTACGTGCCGGGGACGTTTGCCCAGACCAGCGAGCTGGTGGCGCTGGCCAGGGTGGCCGCCCGGCACAACGGCATCTACATTACCCACATCCGGGGTGAGAGCTTCAACCTGTTCAACGCGCTGGACGAAGCGATCGCGATTGGCCGCGAGGCCGGCCTGCCGGTCGTGGTGTTTCATCTGAAGGTGGCCGCCAAGGCCAACTGGGGCCGCATGAGCGAGGCGCTCGCCAAGCTTGACCAGGCGAACGCCGCCGGGATCCCGGTGACGGCGACCATGTATCCGTACACGGCGGGCGGCACGGGACTCGCGGCGACGCTCCCGCTGTGGGTGCAGGAGGGCGGCCGCGACCGGATGCTGGCGCGCCTGGCCGACGCCGAAATCCGCAAGCGCGTTCGCGCGGAGATCGAAACCCAGCTCGATGGCTGGGAAAACCTGCTGCTGGCGACCACCTTCGACGGCATCCAGGTGGCGTCGGTTCCGCCGGCGATGGACCAGTCGATCGTCGGCAAGCGGATCACGCAGATCGCCGCCGAGCGCAAGGCCGATCCGTGGGAGGTCTATTTCCAGTTGCTGATCGACAGCGGCGGCCGCATCGGCGCGCTGTACCACATGATGAGCGAGGCGGATGTGGCCACCGGGCTGCGATCGAGCCGGGTCACGATCGGTAGCGACTCGGCGGCGTTGCGCCGCGAAGGCGTCCTGGCGCAAGGGGCGCCACATCCGCGGGCCTACGGCACGTTTCCGCGCGTCTTGTCGAAGTACGTTCGGGACGACAAAGTCCTGTCGCTGAACGACGCGGTGAGGCGTATGACCGGGGCCGCCGCCGCGCAGATGGGCATCACCGACCGCGGCTCGATTCGCATTGGGCTACTGGCGGACGTCGTGGTCTTCAACCCCGCCACCATTCGCGATCATGCCACCTATGAGCAGCCGCATCAGTACGCGACCGGCATCGAGCATGTGATCGTCAATGGCGTGCCGGTGCTCGACCCCAAGGGGCTGACCGGCGCCCGCCCGGGCCGCCCGGTGTACGGCCCGGCTCGACGACCGCGTTAA
- a CDS encoding amidohydrolase family protein → MRIAALFASVILVVSTAAPAAAQATAFVGGRLIDGTGRVIDAGTVVIDGGRIVAAGPAASTPVPAGATRIDVTGKTLLPGLINAHGHVAATTGLRSDPASYTRENLTRQLTTYAQYGVTTVFSLGDDQALGFELRNEQSSGPLDRARLFVGGAVVTGDTAEAARAMTSTVAEMKPDLIKIRVDDNLGTGRKMPEAAWRAVIDEAHARRLKVAVHIYSLADAKATLAGGADFIAHSVRDEPVDAAFIAAMKARDVCYSPTFTREISTFIYDSTPAWIDDPFFVKGVTPEIVAQLKDPKRHAQVRNSAGWKAGQQYKAGLEVAKRNLKALVDGGVRIAFGTDSGPPARFQGFFEHLELEMMVEAGLTPMQALVSATGDAARCHQRAGQLGTLAAGAAADLIVLGANPLDNIRNTRSIEQVWINGRKAF, encoded by the coding sequence ATGCGCATTGCTGCCCTGTTCGCCAGCGTAATCCTCGTGGTCTCGACCGCCGCCCCGGCCGCGGCGCAAGCCACCGCCTTCGTCGGCGGGCGGCTCATCGATGGCACCGGCCGCGTCATCGACGCCGGCACGGTCGTGATCGACGGCGGCCGCATCGTCGCGGCGGGGCCGGCGGCCTCGACGCCGGTGCCGGCGGGCGCCACCCGTATCGACGTCACGGGCAAGACGCTGTTGCCGGGCCTGATCAACGCCCATGGCCATGTCGCCGCCACGACCGGCCTGCGCTCGGACCCGGCGTCGTACACGCGCGAGAACCTGACGCGGCAGCTGACGACCTACGCCCAGTACGGGGTCACCACGGTGTTCAGCCTGGGCGACGACCAGGCGCTCGGCTTCGAGTTGCGCAACGAGCAGTCGTCCGGACCGCTCGACCGCGCCCGGCTGTTCGTGGGCGGCGCGGTGGTGACGGGCGACACCGCCGAGGCGGCGCGCGCCATGACCAGCACGGTCGCGGAGATGAAACCCGACCTGATCAAGATTCGCGTCGATGACAACCTCGGCACCGGCCGCAAGATGCCCGAAGCCGCCTGGCGCGCCGTCATCGACGAGGCGCATGCTCGCAGGCTGAAGGTGGCCGTCCACATCTATTCGCTGGCCGATGCCAAGGCCACGCTGGCCGGCGGCGCCGACTTCATCGCCCACAGCGTGCGCGACGAACCGGTGGATGCCGCGTTCATCGCAGCCATGAAGGCGCGCGACGTCTGCTACTCCCCCACGTTCACGCGCGAGATCTCGACGTTCATCTACGATTCCACACCGGCCTGGATCGACGATCCGTTCTTCGTCAAGGGCGTGACGCCCGAGATCGTCGCGCAGTTGAAGGATCCGAAGCGGCACGCGCAGGTCCGTAACAGCGCCGGTTGGAAAGCCGGCCAGCAGTACAAGGCGGGTCTCGAAGTCGCCAAGCGGAATCTCAAGGCGCTGGTCGATGGCGGCGTGCGCATCGCGTTCGGCACCGACTCCGGACCGCCGGCGCGCTTTCAGGGCTTCTTTGAGCACCTCGAGCTGGAAATGATGGTCGAGGCCGGCCTGACGCCGATGCAGGCGCTCGTGTCAGCGACGGGCGACGCCGCCAGGTGCCATCAGCGCGCCGGTCAGCTCGGCACGCTCGCCGCCGGCGCGGCCGCCGACCTGATCGTGCTCGGCGCCAACCCGCTCGACAACATTCGCAACACCCGCAGCATCGAACAGGTGTGGATCAACGGGCGAAAAGCTTTTTAA
- a CDS encoding response regulator produces MPSLRVLVADDEPVSRTVVGAMLKKAGYEVTFAPDGEQAWQQLTAPNPPAIALLDWEMPGLAGPEVVQLIRARGEQAPTYVILLTSRDSSADIVTGLKAGANDYVTKPANEDELVARVNVGARVVELQLALAERVRSLEEALANVKALQTLLPMCAYCKSIRNDQNYWEKVETYFHDHSGVSFSHSYCPTCYERFVKPQLDALEDVSQAQKKQKGR; encoded by the coding sequence ATGCCTTCACTGCGCGTCCTGGTCGCCGATGACGAGCCGGTGTCGCGGACCGTCGTCGGTGCGATGTTGAAGAAGGCCGGGTACGAGGTCACGTTCGCGCCTGACGGCGAACAGGCCTGGCAGCAACTGACCGCGCCCAACCCGCCCGCGATCGCCTTGCTCGACTGGGAGATGCCGGGGCTGGCCGGCCCGGAAGTCGTGCAGCTGATCCGCGCCCGCGGCGAGCAGGCGCCGACTTACGTGATCCTGCTGACCTCGCGCGATTCCTCGGCCGATATCGTCACCGGCCTCAAGGCCGGCGCCAACGACTACGTGACCAAGCCGGCCAACGAGGACGAACTGGTCGCGCGCGTCAACGTCGGCGCCCGTGTCGTCGAACTGCAGCTGGCGCTGGCCGAGCGCGTGCGCAGCCTCGAAGAGGCCCTGGCCAACGTCAAGGCCCTGCAGACCCTGCTGCCGATGTGCGCCTACTGCAAGTCGATCCGCAACGACCAGAACTACTGGGAGAAGGTGGAGACTTATTTCCACGATCACTCGGGGGTGTCGTTCTCGCACAGCTATTGCCCGACCTGTTACGAGCGCTTCGTCAAGCCGCAACTCGACGCGCTCGAGGACGTGTCGCAGGCGCAGAAGAAGCAGAAGGGGAGATGA
- a CDS encoding Hpt domain-containing protein: MMAAPALDPVVLDSLRQLTPPGEPDVLAEVLQLFTTDVPARIERLRAAWLAGDAVAVQRAAHSLKGSAGNIGAKQLLAVCARLDELGRSGDLSALAPVVASLDAEYGRVEAEISRLINV, from the coding sequence ATGATGGCCGCGCCGGCGCTCGACCCCGTCGTCCTCGACAGCCTCCGCCAGTTGACGCCGCCAGGCGAACCTGACGTGCTGGCCGAGGTGCTCCAGCTCTTCACGACTGATGTGCCGGCGCGCATCGAACGGCTGCGGGCCGCCTGGCTGGCCGGAGATGCCGTCGCCGTGCAGCGTGCCGCCCATTCGCTGAAGGGCAGCGCCGGCAACATCGGTGCGAAGCAGCTGTTGGCCGTCTGCGCCCGGCTCGACGAGCTGGGGCGGTCGGGGGACCTGTCGGCCTTGGCGCCGGTGGTCGCGTCACTCGATGCCGAGTACGGTCGCGTCGAGGCCGAAATCTCACGCCTGATCAACGTTTAA